One genomic region from Deltaproteobacteria bacterium encodes:
- a CDS encoding HD domain-containing protein has product MQDHIDERKARYTRMDEGTVEDYALLKELRKPFEGAAVERALAHLELLRDSYPGNHIDRYQHSLQTATRAENAGECDEIVVAGLLHDIGDTISLYNHEEIGAQVLRPYVSQYTYWMLRQHGIFQGYYYFDKIGRNKDEREQFRGHPAFEMTERFCRDYDQVSFDPDYETRPVEHFMPRMRTIFGREPWGPYTRELWPVA; this is encoded by the coding sequence ATGCAAGACCACATCGACGAAAGAAAGGCGCGCTACACGCGCATGGACGAGGGCACGGTGGAGGACTACGCGCTACTGAAGGAGCTTCGGAAGCCGTTCGAGGGCGCCGCCGTCGAGCGTGCGCTGGCGCACCTGGAGCTCTTGCGCGACAGCTACCCGGGCAATCACATCGACCGCTACCAACACTCGCTTCAGACCGCGACCCGCGCCGAGAACGCCGGTGAATGCGACGAGATTGTCGTGGCGGGGCTGCTGCACGACATCGGCGATACCATCTCCCTTTACAACCATGAGGAGATCGGCGCCCAGGTGCTGCGCCCATACGTGAGCCAGTACACCTACTGGATGCTCCGGCAACACGGCATCTTCCAGGGCTACTACTATTTCGACAAGATCGGACGGAACAAGGACGAGCGCGAGCAGTTTCGGGGTCATCCCGCCTTCGAGATGACCGAGCGCTTCTGCCGCGACTATGACCAGGTGTCCTTCGATCCGGACTACGAGACCCGGCCCGTCGAGCACTTCATGCCCAGGATGCGGACGATCTTCGGCCGCGAGCCCTGGGGGCCGTATACGCGGGAGCTCTGGCCGGTTGCC